The following proteins are co-located in the Paraburkholderia phytofirmans PsJN genome:
- a CDS encoding DMT family transporter, whose product MSNWLRNGWPTLAIMLGASVWGMIWYPLRMLNALGVTGTAASALTSGAGCLFVLLVRYRALKTVRWHWLLPALALAAGITNLGFVWGSIHGQVMRVLLLFYLTPAWTALFAHFILHERLTWAGAALAALSLAGAMTMLWSPQLGIPVPGNLAEWAGLAGGMGFAMSNVLILKTSRVLPNMKPEMRTATIFGGAALFSACASLFEAMPAPPTGAHLGTAVWLVLGLGFLLASNNMLVQYGLARVPANRASIIMLFEIVVTALSAWLFAGETPGPREWAGGVCIVLASALSSWVHRTKAMPPDPAIQEASLADQRDTGLDDRKDGKNRPRAMV is encoded by the coding sequence ATGAGCAACTGGCTTCGCAATGGTTGGCCGACGCTCGCGATCATGCTGGGCGCGTCGGTATGGGGGATGATCTGGTACCCGTTGCGCATGCTGAACGCGCTCGGCGTGACCGGCACGGCGGCCAGCGCGCTGACGAGCGGCGCCGGCTGCCTGTTCGTGCTGCTGGTGCGCTATCGCGCGCTTAAGACCGTGCGCTGGCACTGGCTGCTGCCGGCGCTCGCGTTGGCAGCGGGCATCACCAACCTCGGCTTCGTATGGGGCTCGATTCACGGCCAGGTGATGCGCGTGCTGCTGCTGTTCTATCTCACCCCCGCGTGGACCGCGCTTTTCGCGCACTTCATCCTGCATGAACGCTTGACCTGGGCCGGCGCGGCACTCGCCGCGCTGTCGCTGGCCGGCGCCATGACCATGCTGTGGTCGCCGCAACTCGGGATTCCAGTGCCCGGCAATCTCGCCGAATGGGCGGGTCTCGCGGGCGGCATGGGCTTCGCCATGAGCAACGTGCTGATTCTCAAGACGAGCCGCGTGTTGCCGAACATGAAGCCGGAAATGCGCACCGCGACGATCTTCGGCGGCGCGGCGCTGTTCAGCGCCTGCGCCTCGCTGTTCGAGGCGATGCCCGCGCCGCCCACCGGCGCGCATCTCGGGACGGCCGTCTGGCTGGTGCTAGGACTCGGCTTTCTGCTGGCGTCGAACAATATGCTGGTGCAGTACGGGCTCGCGCGCGTGCCGGCCAATCGCGCGTCGATCATCATGCTGTTCGAGATCGTGGTCACGGCGCTGTCCGCGTGGCTGTTCGCCGGCGAGACGCCCGGTCCACGCGAATGGGCGGGCGGCGTGTGCATCGTGCTGGCTTCGGCGCTGTCCAGCTGGGTGCATCGGACCAAGGCCATGCCGCCCGATCCGGCCATTCAGGAGGCCAGCCTCGCCGACCAGCGCGATACCGGGCTCGACGACCGTAAGGACGGCAAAAACCGCCCACGCGCGATGGTATGA
- the dapD gene encoding 2,3,4,5-tetrahydropyridine-2,6-dicarboxylate N-succinyltransferase translates to MSQQLQQIIDTAWENRAELSPKAAPADVREAVAHAIEQLDKGLLRVAEKKDGDWVVNQWLKKAVLLSFRLEDNAPMPAGGYSQFYDKVPSKFANYTAEDFAAGGFRVVPPAIARRGSFIAKNVVLMPSYTNIGAYVDEGSMVDTWATVGSCAQIGKNVHLSGGVGIGGVLEPLQANPVIIEDNCFIGARSEVVEGVIVEENSVISMGVYLGQSTKIYDRETGEVTYGRIPAGSVVVAGNLPSKDGTHSLYCAVIVKKVDAKTRAKVGLNELLRGD, encoded by the coding sequence ATGTCGCAACAACTTCAGCAGATCATTGACACCGCCTGGGAAAATCGCGCCGAACTGTCGCCCAAGGCCGCTCCGGCCGACGTGCGCGAAGCCGTCGCCCACGCCATCGAGCAACTGGACAAGGGCCTGCTCCGCGTCGCGGAAAAGAAGGACGGCGACTGGGTCGTCAATCAGTGGCTGAAGAAAGCCGTGCTGCTGTCGTTCCGCCTGGAAGACAACGCGCCGATGCCGGCTGGCGGTTACAGCCAGTTCTACGACAAGGTGCCCTCGAAGTTCGCGAACTACACCGCTGAAGACTTCGCCGCCGGCGGCTTCCGCGTGGTGCCGCCCGCCATCGCGCGCCGCGGCTCGTTCATCGCGAAGAACGTCGTGCTGATGCCGTCGTACACCAACATCGGCGCGTATGTCGACGAAGGCTCGATGGTCGACACGTGGGCCACCGTCGGTTCGTGCGCGCAGATCGGCAAGAACGTGCACCTGTCGGGTGGCGTGGGCATCGGCGGCGTGCTGGAGCCGCTGCAGGCGAACCCGGTCATCATCGAAGACAACTGCTTTATCGGCGCGCGTTCGGAAGTGGTGGAAGGCGTGATCGTCGAAGAAAACTCGGTGATCTCGATGGGCGTGTACCTCGGCCAGAGCACCAAGATTTACGACCGCGAAACCGGCGAAGTCACGTATGGCCGCATTCCGGCCGGCTCGGTGGTGGTGGCGGGCAACCTGCCGTCGAAAGATGGCACGCATAGTCTCTACTGCGCCGTGATCGTCAAGAAGGTCGACGCCAAGACGCGCGCGAAGGTCGGCCTGAACGAGCTGCTGCGAGGCGACTGA
- the smc gene encoding chromosome segregation protein SMC, protein MRLTSIKLAGFKSFVDPTHFQVPGQLVGVVGPNGCGKSNIIDAVRWVLGESRASELRGESMQDVIFNGSTARKPGSRASVELVFDNADGRAAGQWGQYAEIAVKRVLTRDGTSSYYINNLPARRRDIQDIFLGTGLGPRAYAIIGQGMIARLIEAKPEELRVFLEEAAGVSKYKERRRETENRLHDTRENLTRVEDIVRELSSNLEKLEAQAVVATRYKELQTDGEEKQRLLWLLRKNEAGSEQERQQRAIEQAQIDLEAHTAKLREVEAQLETLRVAHYSASDAMQGAQGALYEANSEVSRLEAEIKFIVESRNRAQAQIAALNAQREQWQSQAQKAQDDLEDAEEQLAVAEEKAALAEDEAAAKHDAMPALEARWRDAQTELNAERGGIAQTEQALKLEAAHQRNADQQLQQLQARHERLKSEAGGLDAPDEAQLEDLRMQLAEHEEILHDAQTRLSDAQETLPRLDGERRTAQERVQAESAQIHQLDARLAALKQLQENVQTEGKIQPWLEKHELGSLPRLWKKLHVEAGWEAALEAVLRERLAALEVSNLDWVKAFATDAPPAKLAFYAPPVAGQPAATPPALRPLLSLVRIDDAGIRAVLNDWLGLSFVADDLQQALAMRSQLPEGGSFVVKAGHVVTRVGVQLYAADSEQAGMLARQQEIENLARQVRAQALLADEAKAAAIRAEAAHTQAAQVLTDARQQAERATQRVHALQMDVLKLTQAHERYTQRSTQIREELAEITAQIEEQRAMRAESEANFERHDGELAELQARFEDHQLAFEALDEQLTAARGQARDLDRAATDARFAARNMANRIDELKRSIQVAHEQSERVAASLEDARAELETINEQTAHTGLQDALDIRAVKEEALHAARLELDDLTAKLRAADETRLTAERALQPLRDRINELQLKEQAARLNGEQFVEQLAAAGVDEAQLQAKLTPDMKPSYLQGEVTRINNAITALGPVNMAALDELKAATERKSFLDAQSTDLNSAIETLEDAIRKIDAETRTLLQGTFDQVNHHFGELFPRLFGGGQAKLIMTGDEILDAGVQVMAQPPGKKNSTIHLLSGGEKALTATALVFAMFQLNPAPFCLLDEVDAPLDDANTERFANLVRAMSDKTQFLFISHNKIAMEMAQQLIGVTMQEQGVSRIVAVDMESAAGFAQNIV, encoded by the coding sequence GTGCGTCTGACCTCGATCAAACTCGCTGGCTTCAAGTCATTCGTCGATCCCACGCATTTCCAGGTTCCGGGCCAGCTAGTCGGCGTGGTGGGACCGAACGGGTGCGGCAAGTCCAACATCATCGACGCCGTGCGCTGGGTGCTCGGCGAATCGCGCGCCTCCGAGCTGCGCGGCGAGTCGATGCAGGACGTGATCTTCAATGGCTCGACCGCGCGCAAGCCCGGCAGCCGCGCCAGCGTCGAACTGGTGTTCGACAACGCCGACGGCCGTGCCGCCGGCCAGTGGGGGCAGTATGCCGAAATCGCCGTGAAGCGCGTGCTCACGCGCGACGGCACCTCGAGCTACTACATCAACAATCTGCCGGCGCGCCGCCGCGATATTCAGGACATCTTCCTCGGCACCGGCCTCGGGCCGCGCGCGTACGCGATCATCGGGCAGGGCATGATCGCGCGCCTGATCGAGGCGAAGCCGGAAGAGCTGCGCGTGTTTCTCGAAGAAGCCGCCGGCGTGTCGAAGTATAAGGAGCGTCGCCGCGAAACTGAGAACCGTCTGCACGACACGCGGGAAAATCTGACGCGGGTCGAAGATATCGTCCGGGAACTCAGTTCGAATCTGGAGAAACTGGAAGCGCAGGCCGTGGTCGCCACGCGCTACAAGGAACTGCAGACCGACGGGGAAGAGAAGCAGCGCCTCCTGTGGCTGTTGCGCAAGAACGAAGCCGGCAGCGAGCAGGAACGCCAGCAACGCGCGATCGAACAGGCCCAGATCGATCTCGAAGCGCACACCGCGAAGCTGCGCGAAGTCGAAGCGCAACTCGAAACGCTGCGCGTCGCGCATTACTCCGCCAGCGACGCCATGCAAGGCGCGCAAGGCGCGCTCTACGAGGCGAATTCGGAAGTCAGCCGGCTCGAAGCCGAGATCAAGTTCATCGTCGAATCGCGCAATCGCGCGCAGGCGCAGATCGCCGCGCTGAACGCGCAGCGTGAGCAGTGGCAATCGCAAGCGCAAAAAGCGCAGGACGATCTCGAAGACGCCGAGGAACAACTGGCCGTCGCCGAAGAAAAAGCCGCGCTCGCCGAAGACGAAGCCGCCGCCAAACACGACGCGATGCCCGCGCTCGAAGCGCGCTGGCGCGACGCACAAACGGAGTTGAACGCCGAGCGCGGCGGTATCGCGCAGACCGAACAGGCGCTCAAGCTCGAAGCCGCGCATCAGCGCAATGCCGATCAGCAATTGCAGCAATTGCAGGCGCGTCACGAGCGGTTGAAGTCGGAAGCGGGCGGTCTCGACGCCCCCGACGAAGCGCAGCTCGAAGACCTGCGCATGCAGCTCGCCGAGCATGAGGAAATCCTGCACGACGCGCAAACGCGTTTGTCCGACGCGCAGGAAACGCTGCCGCGCCTCGACGGCGAACGCCGCACCGCGCAGGAACGCGTGCAGGCGGAAAGCGCCCAGATTCATCAGCTCGACGCGCGCCTCGCCGCCCTCAAGCAACTGCAGGAAAACGTCCAGACCGAAGGCAAGATCCAGCCGTGGCTCGAAAAGCACGAGTTGGGCAGCCTGCCGCGTCTGTGGAAAAAACTGCATGTCGAAGCCGGCTGGGAAGCCGCGCTCGAAGCCGTGCTGCGCGAGCGGCTCGCCGCGCTGGAAGTGTCGAACCTCGACTGGGTCAAGGCCTTCGCCACCGACGCGCCGCCCGCCAAGCTCGCCTTCTACGCGCCGCCCGTCGCCGGTCAGCCCGCCGCCACGCCGCCCGCATTGCGGCCGCTGCTGTCGCTGGTGCGGATCGACGACGCGGGCATCCGCGCGGTGCTGAACGACTGGCTCGGCCTCTCGTTCGTCGCCGACGATCTGCAGCAGGCGCTCGCCATGCGCTCGCAGTTGCCGGAAGGCGGCTCGTTCGTCGTCAAGGCGGGGCACGTGGTGACGCGCGTCGGCGTGCAACTGTACGCCGCTGATTCCGAGCAGGCCGGCATGCTGGCCCGTCAGCAGGAAATCGAAAATCTGGCCCGCCAGGTTCGCGCGCAAGCCTTGCTCGCCGACGAAGCGAAGGCCGCCGCGATCCGCGCCGAAGCCGCTCACACGCAAGCCGCCCAGGTGCTGACCGATGCGCGTCAGCAGGCCGAGCGCGCTACGCAGCGCGTGCACGCTCTGCAAATGGACGTGCTCAAACTCACGCAGGCGCACGAGCGCTACACCCAGCGCAGCACGCAGATTCGCGAGGAACTCGCGGAGATCACCGCGCAGATCGAAGAGCAGCGCGCCATGCGCGCGGAGTCGGAAGCGAACTTCGAGCGTCACGATGGCGAACTCGCCGAATTGCAGGCGCGTTTCGAAGATCATCAACTGGCCTTCGAGGCGCTCGACGAACAACTCACCGCCGCTCGCGGCCAGGCGCGCGACCTCGACCGCGCCGCCACCGACGCGCGCTTTGCCGCGCGCAACATGGCCAACCGCATCGACGAACTGAAGCGCAGCATTCAGGTCGCGCACGAGCAGAGCGAGCGTGTCGCGGCGTCGCTGGAAGATGCGCGCGCCGAGCTGGAAACCATCAACGAGCAGACCGCGCACACCGGTTTGCAGGACGCGCTTGACATTCGCGCCGTCAAGGAAGAAGCGCTGCACGCCGCACGCCTCGAACTGGACGATCTCACCGCCAAGCTGCGTGCCGCCGACGAAACGCGTCTGACCGCCGAACGCGCGCTGCAGCCGCTGCGCGACCGCATCAACGAATTGCAATTGAAGGAACAGGCGGCGCGCCTGAACGGCGAGCAGTTCGTCGAACAACTCGCCGCGGCCGGTGTCGACGAGGCGCAATTGCAGGCCAAGCTCACGCCGGACATGAAGCCGTCGTACCTGCAAGGCGAAGTCACGCGCATCAACAACGCCATCACCGCGCTCGGTCCGGTCAATATGGCCGCGCTCGACGAACTGAAGGCGGCGACCGAGCGCAAGTCGTTCCTCGACGCGCAATCCACCGACCTGAACAGCGCGATCGAAACGCTCGAAGACGCCATCCGCAAGATCGACGCGGAAACGCGCACGCTCCTGCAGGGCACCTTCGACCAGGTGAACCATCATTTCGGCGAACTGTTCCCGCGTTTGTTCGGCGGCGGCCAGGCGAAGCTGATCATGACCGGCGACGAAATTCTCGACGCCGGCGTGCAGGTGATGGCGCAACCGCCGGGCAAGAAGAATTCGACGATTCACCTGCTGTCGGGCGGCGAAAAAGCGCTGACGGCGACCGCGCTGGTGTTCGCGATGTTCCAGTTGAATCCCGCGCCGTTCTGTCTGCTGGACGAAGTGGACGCGCCGCTCGACGACGCCAACACGGAACGTTTCGCGAACCTCGTGCGGGCGATGTCGGACAAAACCCAGTTCCTGTTCATCTCGCACAACAAGATCGCAATGGAAATGGCGCAGCAGTTGATCGGCGTGACCATGCAGGAGCAGGGCGTGTCGCGGATCGTCGCCGTCGACATGGAGTCGGCCGCTGGTTTCGCCCAGAATATCGTTTGA
- the dapC gene encoding succinyldiaminopimelate transaminase, which produces MNPLLDSLQPYPFEKLRALFADVTPSAGLAHISFGIGEPKHPTPELIRDAVVASLGGLSSYPATIGSPALRESIAKWVTRRYNLPPVDPATQVLPVSGSREALFALAQTVLDPKKNADGEPAIVLCPNPFYQIYEGAAILAGAQPYFVNSDPARNFACDYSAVPADIWARTQLLYVCSPGNPTGAVLTLDDWRELFALSDRYGFVIASDECYSEIYFDEANPPLGGLEAAHKLGRGFERLVMLSSLSKRSNVPGMRSGFVAGDAAILKDFLLYRTYHGAALSTVFQSASIVAWNDETHVRENRAKYVQKFSTVTPMLAEVLDVRLPDAAFYLWADVSRTGLTDTEFAQRLYADYNVTVLPGSFLARTAHGVNPGRNFVRMALVAGVDECTQGAQRIVDFCRALAG; this is translated from the coding sequence GTGAATCCGCTACTCGACTCCCTTCAGCCCTACCCGTTCGAAAAGCTGCGCGCGCTTTTCGCGGACGTCACGCCGAGCGCCGGCCTCGCGCATATCAGCTTCGGCATCGGCGAGCCGAAACATCCGACGCCCGAATTGATCCGTGACGCCGTGGTGGCTTCGCTCGGCGGCTTGTCGTCGTATCCGGCCACGATCGGATCGCCGGCGCTGCGCGAGTCGATCGCGAAGTGGGTCACGCGGCGCTACAACCTGCCGCCGGTCGATCCGGCCACCCAGGTGCTGCCGGTGTCGGGTTCGCGCGAGGCGTTGTTCGCGCTCGCCCAGACCGTGCTCGACCCGAAAAAGAATGCTGACGGCGAGCCTGCGATCGTACTCTGTCCGAACCCGTTCTACCAAATCTACGAAGGCGCCGCGATTCTGGCCGGCGCGCAGCCGTACTTCGTGAATAGCGACCCGGCGCGCAACTTCGCCTGCGACTATTCTGCGGTGCCGGCCGACATCTGGGCGCGCACGCAACTGCTGTATGTCTGCTCACCGGGCAATCCGACCGGCGCGGTGCTCACGCTCGACGACTGGCGCGAACTGTTCGCGCTGTCGGACCGCTACGGCTTCGTGATCGCTTCGGACGAGTGCTACTCCGAAATCTATTTCGACGAAGCCAACCCACCGCTCGGCGGCCTGGAAGCGGCGCACAAGCTCGGCCGAGGCTTCGAGCGCCTTGTGATGCTGTCGAGCCTGTCCAAGCGCTCGAACGTGCCGGGCATGCGCTCAGGCTTCGTCGCGGGCGACGCGGCGATTCTCAAGGACTTCCTGCTATACCGGACATACCACGGCGCGGCCTTGTCGACGGTGTTCCAGAGTGCCAGCATCGTGGCCTGGAACGACGAGACGCACGTGCGCGAGAACCGCGCGAAGTACGTGCAGAAGTTTTCCACCGTCACGCCGATGCTCGCCGAGGTGCTCGACGTGCGCCTGCCGGACGCCGCGTTCTACCTGTGGGCGGACGTCTCGCGCACGGGCCTCACGGATACCGAGTTCGCCCAGCGCCTCTACGCCGACTATAATGTGACGGTTCTGCCGGGCTCGTTCCTCGCGCGCACTGCGCACGGCGTGAACCCCGGCCGCAATTTCGTGCGCATGGCGCTCGTCGCCGGCGTCGACGAATGCACACAGGGCGCGCAGCGAATCGTCGATTTTTGCCGCGCGCTGGCAGGTTGA
- a CDS encoding cell division protein ZipA C-terminal FtsZ-binding domain-containing protein, producing the protein MDELTLGLIGAGAVVVGGVVVYNAWQSAKVRRKMPRPMPADAAENLARDDQEEQSPFIEPARPTTRREPVVGAETAEQPAAARVEPTFGGQAAGTAPLDTAADIQAETTTPNGYPEAEGVAEAEREASAETAQARQSGEPVEPVEPILPAATTISSAPPAIVDRRIDCIVPIRLNGPVAGDKVIPLAQRLRRAGSKPVHIEGKLEGGAWELLQNGARYEELRAAAQLANRSGALNELEFSEFVTGVQQFADALDASPEFPDMLETVAMARELDGFAAQCDAQLSINVLSDGAPWSANYVQAVASQDGLLLSRDGTRFVKLDSKQSPVFMLQFGDTNFLRDDLTYKGGQMITLVLDVPVADEDILPFRLMCDYAKSLAERIGGRVVDDGRRPLPETALLAIEKQLMTLYAKLEQAGIPAGSPATRRLFSQ; encoded by the coding sequence ATGGACGAGTTGACACTCGGTTTGATCGGCGCGGGTGCCGTGGTGGTCGGGGGCGTGGTCGTGTACAACGCGTGGCAGAGCGCGAAGGTGCGCCGCAAGATGCCGCGGCCGATGCCGGCCGACGCCGCCGAAAATCTCGCGCGGGACGATCAGGAGGAACAGAGTCCGTTCATCGAACCGGCCCGGCCGACCACGCGCCGTGAGCCGGTGGTGGGCGCCGAAACCGCGGAGCAACCCGCGGCGGCGCGCGTCGAACCAACGTTCGGTGGCCAGGCGGCCGGCACGGCGCCGCTCGACACGGCGGCCGATATTCAGGCCGAGACGACCACGCCGAACGGTTATCCGGAAGCCGAGGGCGTGGCCGAAGCCGAACGCGAGGCGAGCGCCGAAACCGCGCAGGCCCGCCAGTCCGGCGAACCCGTCGAACCCGTCGAACCGATTCTGCCCGCTGCCACGACGATCTCATCGGCGCCGCCGGCTATCGTCGATCGCCGCATCGACTGCATCGTGCCGATCCGTTTGAACGGTCCGGTCGCGGGCGACAAGGTGATTCCGCTCGCGCAGCGTCTGCGCCGCGCGGGCAGCAAGCCGGTGCATATCGAGGGCAAGCTCGAAGGCGGCGCGTGGGAGCTGCTGCAAAACGGCGCGCGCTACGAAGAACTGCGCGCGGCCGCGCAACTGGCCAATCGCAGCGGTGCCCTCAACGAACTGGAGTTTTCCGAATTCGTGACCGGCGTGCAGCAGTTCGCCGACGCGCTGGATGCATCGCCGGAATTCCCGGACATGCTCGAAACGGTGGCGATGGCGCGCGAGCTCGACGGCTTTGCCGCGCAGTGCGACGCGCAGTTGTCGATCAACGTGCTCTCCGACGGCGCGCCGTGGTCGGCCAACTACGTGCAGGCGGTCGCGTCGCAAGACGGCTTGCTGCTCTCGCGCGACGGCACGCGTTTCGTCAAGCTCGACTCGAAGCAAAGCCCGGTGTTCATGCTGCAATTCGGCGACACCAACTTTTTGCGCGACGACCTCACCTACAAGGGCGGTCAGATGATCACGCTGGTGCTCGACGTGCCGGTGGCCGATGAAGACATTCTGCCGTTCCGTCTGATGTGCGACTACGCGAAATCGTTGGCCGAGCGCATCGGTGGGCGAGTGGTCGACGACGGCCGCCGTCCGTTGCCGGAAACCGCGCTGCTCGCCATCGAAAAGCAGTTGATGACGCTCTACGCGAAGCTCGAACAGGCGGGCATTCCGGCAGGCTCGCCGGCCACGCGGCGCTTGTTCAGCCAGTAA
- a CDS encoding ArsC family reductase, giving the protein MARGTKTVVYGIPNCDTVKKARVWLEEHGVEFEFHDFKKHGVTEPLVQDWLKDVKLDALLNRRGTTWRALSDDMKAAADTQSGAIALMIHKPSVIKRPVLVVNGRVKSLGFSADEYTALFA; this is encoded by the coding sequence ATGGCGCGCGGCACCAAAACCGTCGTCTACGGCATCCCGAACTGCGACACCGTGAAGAAGGCCCGCGTGTGGCTGGAAGAACATGGCGTCGAGTTCGAGTTCCACGACTTCAAGAAGCATGGCGTGACCGAACCGCTCGTGCAGGACTGGCTCAAAGACGTGAAGCTCGACGCCTTGCTGAACCGGCGCGGCACCACTTGGCGCGCGCTGTCCGACGACATGAAAGCGGCCGCGGACACGCAGTCGGGCGCGATCGCGTTGATGATTCACAAGCCGTCGGTGATCAAGCGGCCGGTGCTGGTGGTCAACGGGCGCGTCAAGTCGCTCGGTTTTTCCGCGGACGAGTACACGGCGCTGTTCGCCTGA
- the ligA gene encoding NAD-dependent DNA ligase LigA, translated as MARTSASHPATSAPAERAAWLRAELERANYAYYVLDQPDLPDAEYDKLFKELESIETEHPDLIVPDSPTQRVGGEAASGFEPVVHDQPMLSLNNGFADEDIVAFDKRVGDALGKNASEPPVPVDYAAELKFDGLAISLRYVDGAFVQASTRGDGTTGENVTENVRTIRSIPLKLKGKRVPHVLDVRGEVLMFKRDFERLNERQRAAEQKEFANPRNAAAGSLRQLDSKITAQRPLSFFAYGIGVLEGMEMPATHSELLDWYKELGLPVNSERAVVQGAEGLLGFFHGVGEKREKLPYDIDGVVYKVNRRDEQDALGFVSRAPRFALAHKFPAQEALTKLVAIDVQVGRTGAITPVARLEPVFVGGATVTNATLHNEDEVRRKDIRIGDTVIVRRAGDVIPEVVSALLDRRPSDAREFVMPTQCPVCGSSIERLPDEAIARCTGGLFCPAQRKQALWHFAQRRALDIDGLGEKIIDQLVEQNLVRTPADLFNIGFATLAELDRFAEKSAQNLLDSLEKAKHTTLARFIYALGIRHVGESTAKDLAKHFGSLDPIMDASVEALLEVNDVGPVVAESIHQFFAEEHNRTVIEQLRAPGKVTWPEGPPAPKAPQGVLAGKTVVLTGTLPSLAREEAKEMLEAAGAKVAGSVSKKTDYLVAGADAGSKLAKAEELGVPVLDEDGMRKLLEGQL; from the coding sequence ATGGCCCGAACCTCCGCCTCACATCCCGCAACCAGCGCCCCGGCAGAGCGAGCCGCGTGGCTGCGCGCGGAACTCGAACGCGCCAACTACGCGTACTACGTGCTCGACCAGCCGGACCTGCCCGACGCGGAATACGACAAGCTGTTCAAGGAGCTGGAAAGTATCGAGACGGAGCATCCGGATCTGATCGTGCCGGATTCGCCCACCCAGCGCGTGGGCGGCGAGGCGGCGAGCGGCTTCGAGCCGGTCGTGCACGACCAGCCCATGCTGTCGCTGAACAACGGTTTCGCCGACGAAGACATCGTCGCGTTCGACAAACGCGTCGGCGACGCGCTCGGCAAGAACGCGAGCGAGCCGCCGGTGCCGGTCGACTACGCGGCGGAACTGAAATTCGACGGCCTCGCCATCTCGCTGCGTTACGTCGACGGCGCGTTCGTGCAAGCCTCCACGCGCGGCGACGGCACGACTGGCGAGAACGTCACCGAAAATGTCCGCACGATTCGCTCCATTCCGCTCAAGCTCAAGGGCAAACGCGTGCCGCACGTGCTCGACGTGCGCGGCGAAGTGCTGATGTTCAAGCGCGATTTCGAGCGTCTGAACGAGCGTCAACGGGCTGCGGAACAGAAGGAATTCGCTAATCCGCGCAACGCCGCGGCGGGCAGTTTGCGGCAGCTCGATTCGAAGATCACCGCGCAGCGGCCACTGTCGTTTTTCGCTTATGGCATTGGCGTGCTCGAAGGCATGGAGATGCCCGCCACGCATAGCGAACTGCTCGACTGGTACAAGGAACTCGGCTTGCCGGTGAATAGCGAGCGAGCAGTGGTGCAGGGCGCCGAGGGCTTGCTGGGCTTTTTCCACGGCGTCGGCGAGAAACGCGAGAAGCTGCCGTACGACATCGACGGCGTGGTCTACAAGGTCAACCGGCGCGATGAGCAGGATGCGCTTGGCTTCGTGTCGCGCGCGCCGCGCTTCGCGTTGGCGCACAAATTCCCCGCGCAGGAGGCGCTGACCAAACTCGTCGCGATCGACGTGCAAGTCGGCCGGACCGGCGCGATCACGCCGGTAGCGCGGCTGGAGCCGGTGTTCGTCGGCGGCGCGACGGTCACGAATGCCACGCTGCACAACGAAGACGAAGTGCGCCGCAAGGATATCCGCATCGGCGACACGGTGATCGTTCGGCGCGCCGGTGACGTGATACCCGAAGTGGTGAGCGCGCTGCTCGATCGTCGTCCTTCCGACGCACGCGAATTCGTGATGCCCACGCAGTGTCCGGTGTGCGGTTCGAGCATTGAGCGCCTGCCGGACGAGGCGATCGCGCGTTGTACCGGCGGCCTGTTTTGCCCCGCGCAGCGCAAGCAGGCGCTCTGGCATTTCGCGCAGCGGCGCGCGCTGGATATCGACGGCCTCGGCGAGAAAATCATCGATCAACTGGTCGAACAGAACCTCGTGCGCACGCCGGCCGATCTGTTCAATATCGGTTTTGCGACGCTTGCCGAACTCGACCGCTTTGCCGAAAAGTCCGCGCAAAATCTGCTCGACTCGCTCGAAAAGGCCAAGCACACCACGTTGGCGCGCTTCATCTACGCGCTCGGCATCCGGCATGTGGGCGAATCCACGGCGAAAGATCTCGCCAAGCACTTCGGCTCGCTCGATCCGATCATGGACGCCTCGGTCGAAGCCTTGCTGGAAGTCAACGACGTAGGGCCGGTGGTCGCGGAATCGATCCATCAGTTCTTCGCCGAGGAGCACAACCGCACGGTGATCGAGCAGTTGCGCGCGCCGGGCAAAGTCACGTGGCCCGAAGGCCCGCCCGCGCCGAAGGCGCCGCAAGGCGTGCTGGCCGGCAAGACGGTCGTACTGACCGGCACCTTGCCGAGCCTGGCCCGCGAAGAGGCGAAGGAAATGCTGGAAGCGGCCGGCGCGAAAGTGGCCGGCTCCGTATCGAAGAAAACGGACTATCTGGTGGCGGGCGCCGACGCGGGCAGCAAGTTGGCGAAGGCTGAGGAACTCGGCGTTCCCGTACTCGACGAAGATGGTATGCGTAAGCTCCTGGAGGGGCAGTTATGA